The region CAAATATTTATCTAAATAGATTTGAAAAAGAAATACTTGAGAGTCTTGAAAGTTTAAAAAGAGGTTTAGATGCTCTATATTCTCAGTACAATAAAGCTGGAATATATGAATTTGATAGATTGGATAATTTAACATATAAGATATTGGAATTAATTCAAAAAACAGAAAATATTTTAGTTGTTTATGGTAAAGTTTATGATGAAGTTATATTTAAGAAAATTAAATTATTAGAAGAAAAAAATGTATTAGTGTATATAAATGATGAAGTTGATACCGGTGAATTAATATTAATCAAAGATAATAAAGAAATGATATTAAAAGATAGTGTTAATATGATATACACTAAAAATAACTTATTAATTGATCAAATTAATAAGAGAATTAAATTGGAAATGGAGAAAGAAAAATAATGTTAGTTATAGTAATAGTTACATTACTGGTATTAAGTTTAATAATATTCTTACATGAATTAGGGCACTTTTATACAGCCAAAAAATTTAATATGCCAGTTTCAGAATTTTCTATAGGAATGGGGCCTTTAATATACAGTAAAGTAAAAAATGACACTCAATATAGTATAAGGGCTATACCTATAGGAGGATATGTATTGATTGAAGGTATGGTTGAAGCTAGTAAAGATGATAAAGAATTTAAAGACTATACTGAAGAAGAAATTGAAGAATATAATAAAAAAGGATTTATATCACACTCTAAAGTTGAACAAATTATAGTTTTACTTGCAGGTGTATTTATGAATTTTGTTACAGCTTTAATAGCATTTGTAATATTAATGTTAATAACAGGGCAACCAATTACACATGCATTTGCAATGTTTGGTAAAGTTTTTGCTGCAACTTTTGAAGGATTAAAAATGTTATTAACTGGTGCTGCTAAGGCGAAAGAAATGGTTGGTCCTGTAGGACTTCCATTAGTGTTTGCAAAGCAAATTGAATCACAAGGATATTTAGTTTTACTTCCATTATTCGCATTACTATCAGTAAATATTGGAATACTAAATTTATTACCTATACCAGCTTTAGATGGTGGTCGTATAATCTTTGTGTTATTAGAATACTTTGGAATTAAATTAAATAAAAAATTAGAAGAAAGAATACATACTATAGGGATGATACTATTATTATTACTTATGGTATATGTATTATTTAATGACATTCAAAAATATATATTTTAAGGAGAATAAAAGTGAATATAGTATTGTATCAACCAGAAATGCCATATAATACGGGAAATATAGGAAGAAGTTGCGTTATAACTAATACAACATTACACCTTATTAAACCTTTGGGATTTGAAATAAGTGATAAACAAATAAGAAGAACAGGACTTGATTATTGGAAATATGTTGATTTAAAAATTTGGGAATCTTTTGAAGAATTTATGGCTAATAAAGGGAAAGGCAAAATATATTTTGCAACTACAAAAACAAATCAAAGATATACTGATGTTAAGTTTGAAGAAGATGACTATATCATGTTTGGACCAGAGTCTCGTGGTATACCAGAAGATATTTTAAATGAGTACAATGATCAAAATATTACTATACCTATGCTTAGAATCGGAAGATCACTTAATTTATCTAATTCAGCAGTAATTATTTTATATGAAGCACTAAGACAACAAAACTTTGAATTCAATATGGATGCAGAAAAAGTTGAAGAAATTAGAGTTGATTTAACTGTCAAAGGGGCTACACATAAGTGATACATATAGTAGTTGCAGTTGGCTTAAACAATGAGATAGGGAAAAATAATAAAATGTTATGGCATAATACTGAAGATTTGAAGTTATTTAGAGAGTTAACCTTAAATCATAAAGTTATTATGGGCAAAAATACTTTTCTTTCAATAGGTAAACCTTTAGATTTGAGAGAAAATATTGTAATAACTAGAACTTTGGAAGAAAAAAATGGTATAATATTAGTTAAAGATATAAATGAAATAATTGAAAAATACTATTACAGTGAAGAAATTGTATATGTAATTGGTGGAGGAAGTATATATAAAGAGCTAATAAATTTTGCTGAAAAACTATACATCTCAAAGATTGATGAAGAATTTCCTGATGCTGATACGTATTTTCCAAAGTTTGATGAAGAAAAATATAGTTTGGAAGTTAAAGAATACAATACATTTAAATTATACATATATACAAGGAGGAATAATGAATAATTTCTATATAACAACACCTATATATTATCCTAATGCAAAACCTCATATAGGTACTGCTTATACAACAGTAATTTGTGATGTTGTTGCAAGATATAATAGATTAAAAGGTAAAAATGTAAGATTTATAACGGGTACAGATGAACATGGACAAAAAATTCAAGAATCTGCAGAAAAAAATAATGTAACGCCACAACAATGGGTGGATAAAATGAAAGAAGATTTTGTTAAGTTATGGGAAGTGCTTAATATTGATTATTCTGAGTTTGTAAGAACTACAAGTGAAAAACACGAATTTACTGTAGGAGATATAATTAGAAAAGTATATGAAAATGGAGATATATATAGTGGAGAATATATAGGTAAATATTCTGTAAGTGAAGAAACTTTTGTTACTGAATCACAACTTGTAGATGGGCTATATATGGGGAAACCAGTAATAGACATGAAAGAAAAATCATTCTTCTTTAAATTATCTAAATATGAGGATAAATTATTGAAGTTTTATGAAGAACATCCAGATTTTATTAAACCTATAAATAGAAAAAATGAAGTAATTTCATTTATTAAACAAGGTTTACAAGATTTATCAATTTCAAGAACAACATTTAATTGGGGTATACCTTTAGAACTTGAAAAAGGTCATATAGTTTATGTATGGTTTGATGCATTAAATTCATATTTAACTGGTGCTGGGTATAACACTGAAAACTTTGATATTTATTGGAACAACTCAGAAGTAGTTCATATGGTTGGAAAAGATATATTAAGATTCCATGCAATAATTTGGCCAGCAATGTTAATGGCAGCAGGTATTAAATTACCAGATACACTAGCTGTACATGGTTGGTGGACTAAAGATGGTCAAAAGATGTCTAAATCTTTAGGCAATGTTGTTGATCCTATAGATGAGGTTAATAAATATGGTTTAGATCAATTTAGATACTTCTTATTAAGAGAAGCTACATTTGGGCAAGATGCAGATTATTCAAATAATGCAGTAATACAAAGAATAAATTCTGATTTAGCAAATGATTTAGGAAACCTTTTAAATAGAGTAATAGGAATGCAAAATAAATATTTTGATTCAGTAGTATATGGTAAAAATGAATTAAATGAATTAGATAATGAGATTATTTCATTATGGAATGAAACTTTAGGAAATGTTGATTTATATTACAATGAATATAACTTTTCTGAAATGTTAAAAACAATTTGGAAATTTATATCTAGATTAAATAAATATATAGATGAGTCTGAACCATGGACTTTATTTAAAAATAATGATTTAGATAGACTTAAAACAGTATTATATAATTTAGTAGATGGAATATATAAGATTTCAGTTTTAATTTCACCTATAATGCCTGATTCAGCTAGTAAAATTTTAAATCAATTAGCAATAGAAAATAAAAATATATTGTTAGATGAAATTAAAGTTTGGGGGACATATCCAGAAAACAATAAATTAAATAAAGCTGAAGTATTATTCCCAAGAATAGAATTACCTAAATCAGAATTTGAGGAAAATTTAGTAATTAATAATCCAATAAATATTGAACAATTTAATGCTGTTGACATTAGGGTTGTTGAAATTAAAAAAGTGGAAAGAGTTGAAGAAAATAATGCCCTACTTAGATTTATAGTTGATACTGGAACTGAACTTAGACAAATAGTTTCAGGAATAGCAAGACACTATAAAGATGAACAAATCTTAGTAGGTAAAAAAGTAATGGCAGTATTAAATCTTGAGCCAGTAGAAATTAAAGGAATACTTTCTCAAGGGATGTTATTAACAACTGCTGAGAAAAAGAAAGTTTCATTAGTAGAAATTGATAACTCAGTTAAAGTTTCGACAAGTATAAAATAGGAGTATAAATGAAAAAGAATAAAATAATAAAAGAGATTTCTATTATATTTCTTTTTGCTTTATTAATACTATTAATATTTCAATATAAAAGATTAAGTTTTGATAGTAAAACTTTTGATTATATTGAAGATGGGATAGTTAGTATATATAAAGAAGATAATGATACTACTTTGAAAAATTTTGAAAAAGCATATATAGGTAATGATGAAGATATCTATGAAGTAATTAACTATTTAGCAGATGAAGATGTATTAAATGCATTTTACGAAGGAAAAGAAGGAAAGTCAAATGGTTATGCTGAATATAGAGATGCTACATTATTAATTTTTTCAAATAAATTAGAACAAGCTATAGATAAACTGAAAGAAGCTTCAAATCAAGGTAATCTAGGAGCAACATCATTTCTTGCAACTTATCTATATTCACTAAAAAGATATAGTGAAGCTTATGAATATTATGAATTAGCATATAATAAAAATAATTATACTGTGTATCAAACATATATAGATATGAAAAACCATTTAAATGAGTTTAAACATATGGAAAAATTATATGCAAAATTTAATCAAAATAAGATTGAAGATTCTGAGAGATATGCTTTAGGAAAATTTTTATTAGATAGAGATGATATTGGAGAATCATATAAGATACTTAAGCCTTTCATCGAAAAACAAAATACAGATGCTTTATTTGCAAAAGCAAGATTTCTTGAAATGGAAGGTGAAATTGAAAATGCTATAAAAATTTATAGAGAGCTATACTTAAAGCATAAATATGCTAAAGCAGCTATAAAATTAGTAGAAAATTCAGATTTATCTTCTAAAAGTAGAAGAGAAAAAGCAATAGAAATTTTAGATGAAATTAAAGAGTATAACAAAGATATTCAATTTATGAAAGCCAACTTATTATATGATAATGATGAATGGGAAAAAGCTAAACATATTTATGATAGTTTAGAATTATTAGAATATTCACCGGTTTATGTTAAACTTGGAGAATATTATGAGAATTTAGATGAAGAAAATAAAGCTTTAAAAATGTATAAAAAAAGCTTTGAAAGTGGTAATTTAGATTCAATATTAAAATATCATTCACTGTTAAAGAATTTGGCAATAACAACAGGAACAGATGTTGATATTTCAAATTATGTTGATGAATTAAAGATAGCTTCAAAGTTAGGCTTAGGAGCTGCAAGTTATGAAATTGCATCTTTAAGCAATGATAAAGATACAAAGAAAAAATATGCAATAATTGCTTTATCACAAGATGAAGTAAAAGCACTAGAATTACTTGTAGATTTGGCTAATAGAGAAGGGTTAAAAGAAAAAATAATGGTTTATACAAATATATTAATAAACAATAAATAGGGAGTTAATTATGAAAAGAATTTTATTATTATTAATGATGATTTTTACTTTTTCTTGTTTTTCAGCAGGGAAAAATGAAGTAAAAGTTATCAATAACACAAATTATGAAACTATAGTTAAGAAGGAAAACAATATAATTGTTTATGCTGCAGCATGGTGTCC is a window of Streptobacillus canis DNA encoding:
- a CDS encoding tRNA (cytidine(34)-2'-O)-methyltransferase; the encoded protein is MNIVLYQPEMPYNTGNIGRSCVITNTTLHLIKPLGFEISDKQIRRTGLDYWKYVDLKIWESFEEFMANKGKGKIYFATTKTNQRYTDVKFEEDDYIMFGPESRGIPEDILNEYNDQNITIPMLRIGRSLNLSNSAVIILYEALRQQNFEFNMDAEKVEEIRVDLTVKGATHK
- a CDS encoding TrmB family transcriptional regulator; this translates as MEKELLIKQLIKIGFTEIEANIYLYLLKHPGENPTQVSKNLDVSRTAAYKSMHFMEEKGIIKLLPANDDSKNYSVIDPNIYLNRFEKEILESLESLKRGLDALYSQYNKAGIYEFDRLDNLTYKILELIQKTENILVVYGKVYDEVIFKKIKLLEEKNVLVYINDEVDTGELILIKDNKEMILKDSVNMIYTKNNLLIDQINKRIKLEMEKEK
- the metG gene encoding methionine--tRNA ligase is translated as MMNNFYITTPIYYPNAKPHIGTAYTTVICDVVARYNRLKGKNVRFITGTDEHGQKIQESAEKNNVTPQQWVDKMKEDFVKLWEVLNIDYSEFVRTTSEKHEFTVGDIIRKVYENGDIYSGEYIGKYSVSEETFVTESQLVDGLYMGKPVIDMKEKSFFFKLSKYEDKLLKFYEEHPDFIKPINRKNEVISFIKQGLQDLSISRTTFNWGIPLELEKGHIVYVWFDALNSYLTGAGYNTENFDIYWNNSEVVHMVGKDILRFHAIIWPAMLMAAGIKLPDTLAVHGWWTKDGQKMSKSLGNVVDPIDEVNKYGLDQFRYFLLREATFGQDADYSNNAVIQRINSDLANDLGNLLNRVIGMQNKYFDSVVYGKNELNELDNEIISLWNETLGNVDLYYNEYNFSEMLKTIWKFISRLNKYIDESEPWTLFKNNDLDRLKTVLYNLVDGIYKISVLISPIMPDSASKILNQLAIENKNILLDEIKVWGTYPENNKLNKAEVLFPRIELPKSEFEENLVINNPINIEQFNAVDIRVVEIKKVERVEENNALLRFIVDTGTELRQIVSGIARHYKDEQILVGKKVMAVLNLEPVEIKGILSQGMLLTTAEKKKVSLVEIDNSVKVSTSIK
- a CDS encoding dihydrofolate reductase produces the protein MIHIVVAVGLNNEIGKNNKMLWHNTEDLKLFRELTLNHKVIMGKNTFLSIGKPLDLRENIVITRTLEEKNGIILVKDINEIIEKYYYSEEIVYVIGGGSIYKELINFAEKLYISKIDEEFPDADTYFPKFDEEKYSLEVKEYNTFKLYIYTRRNNE
- a CDS encoding site-2 protease family protein, which produces MLVIVIVTLLVLSLIIFLHELGHFYTAKKFNMPVSEFSIGMGPLIYSKVKNDTQYSIRAIPIGGYVLIEGMVEASKDDKEFKDYTEEEIEEYNKKGFISHSKVEQIIVLLAGVFMNFVTALIAFVILMLITGQPITHAFAMFGKVFAATFEGLKMLLTGAAKAKEMVGPVGLPLVFAKQIESQGYLVLLPLFALLSVNIGILNLLPIPALDGGRIIFVLLEYFGIKLNKKLEERIHTIGMILLLLLMVYVLFNDIQKYIF
- a CDS encoding tetratricopeptide repeat protein, coding for MKKNKIIKEISIIFLFALLILLIFQYKRLSFDSKTFDYIEDGIVSIYKEDNDTTLKNFEKAYIGNDEDIYEVINYLADEDVLNAFYEGKEGKSNGYAEYRDATLLIFSNKLEQAIDKLKEASNQGNLGATSFLATYLYSLKRYSEAYEYYELAYNKNNYTVYQTYIDMKNHLNEFKHMEKLYAKFNQNKIEDSERYALGKFLLDRDDIGESYKILKPFIEKQNTDALFAKARFLEMEGEIENAIKIYRELYLKHKYAKAAIKLVENSDLSSKSRREKAIEILDEIKEYNKDIQFMKANLLYDNDEWEKAKHIYDSLELLEYSPVYVKLGEYYENLDEENKALKMYKKSFESGNLDSILKYHSLLKNLAITTGTDVDISNYVDELKIASKLGLGAASYEIASLSNDKDTKKKYAIIALSQDEVKALELLVDLANREGLKEKIMVYTNILINNK